The Campylobacter sp. RM10537 genome has a segment encoding these proteins:
- a CDS encoding flagellar hook protein FlgE — translation MMNAFYNGISGVKNNSFGIDVTANNIANVNTTGFKHSDAQFKDIFYSTITSQSTNPAQGGYGGGAASSQIRFEQGSVTATGGEFDVALQGKGFFGVLGADGNAYYTRNGSFRRDANGYLVDSYGNFVLGTMNPAFGGITYSDRVAGLMGDYLNTGSPVNSGFTVNSNNAFGIGTATTQKPIQVPTNMYLNPEPTKNVKWSGNLSTNTSKEIVTVDLDPNKFTLTKTEDGKYVVSGSVSKEDVFSAKAGDRILLNFVDDQGVKTSFEATLDENLNFKSKELDLKGLDPNSVKLSSVQIATEQEKANKDILEAPVYNADGSKSILRVTLERVLPQEGENITYKAIAQIYDSNGKAVGNPTEGSMVFDKNGALLQNNITSITNPNGGNINIDLGSPYDPNKPGSGYSGIYVQAGKEKNIITQQDGLAEGFFKQYQVTDDGSVVAQFSNGKNAVVGKLALYNFINEQGLAAMGDNIFAATANSGDASFIVKNGQVVNTAKFKGGYLEQSNVDLSVELSNLIVTQKAFDASSKSITTSDQMIQKAISMKR, via the coding sequence ATGATGAATGCGTTTTACAATGGAATTTCCGGAGTTAAGAATAATAGTTTTGGTATTGATGTTACTGCTAATAATATAGCCAATGTTAATACAACTGGTTTTAAGCACTCTGATGCACAATTTAAAGATATATTTTATAGTACAATTACTAGTCAATCAACCAATCCAGCCCAAGGTGGGTATGGTGGCGGTGCTGCATCTTCTCAAATTAGATTTGAGCAAGGTTCAGTTACAGCCACAGGAGGAGAATTTGACGTAGCTTTACAAGGAAAAGGTTTTTTTGGTGTTTTAGGAGCTGATGGAAATGCTTATTATACTAGAAATGGATCTTTTAGAAGAGACGCTAATGGATATTTAGTTGATTCTTATGGAAATTTTGTTTTAGGGACTATGAATCCTGCTTTTGGTGGAATTACCTATAGTGACAGAGTTGCGGGATTAATGGGTGATTATTTAAATACAGGAAGCCCTGTAAATAGTGGTTTTACAGTTAATTCAAATAATGCTTTTGGTATAGGAACTGCTACAACTCAAAAACCTATACAAGTTCCAACTAATATGTATTTAAATCCAGAACCTACTAAAAATGTAAAATGGAGTGGTAATTTAAGTACTAATACAAGTAAAGAAATTGTAACAGTAGATCTTGATCCTAATAAATTTACACTTACAAAAACTGAGGATGGCAAATATGTTGTTAGCGGTAGCGTAAGTAAAGAAGATGTTTTTAGCGCTAAAGCTGGAGATAGGATCCTTTTAAATTTTGTTGATGATCAAGGTGTGAAAACAAGTTTTGAAGCAACTTTAGATGAGAATTTAAATTTTAAAAGTAAAGAGCTAGATTTAAAAGGCTTAGATCCTAATAGTGTTAAATTAAGCTCTGTGCAAATTGCAACCGAACAAGAAAAAGCAAACAAAGATATCTTAGAAGCACCAGTTTATAATGCTGATGGAAGCAAAAGTATTCTTAGAGTAACTTTAGAGAGAGTCTTACCTCAAGAAGGTGAAAATATAACCTATAAAGCTATAGCACAAATTTATGATTCTAATGGAAAAGCCGTAGGAAACCCAACTGAAGGAAGTATGGTTTTTGATAAAAATGGAGCTTTGCTTCAAAATAATATAACAAGTATAACAAATCCTAATGGTGGAAATATCAATATAGATTTAGGTTCACCTTATGATCCAAATAAACCAGGATCAGGATATAGTGGAATTTATGTGCAAGCAGGCAAAGAAAAAAATATCATCACTCAGCAAGATGGTTTGGCAGAAGGCTTTTTTAAACAATATCAAGTTACAGATGATGGCAGCGTAGTAGCACAATTTAGCAACGGTAAAAATGCTGTTGTAGGAAAACTTGCTCTTTATAATTTTATCAATGAACAAGGCTTAGCTGCAATGGGAGATAATATCTTTGCAGCAACAGCTAATAGTGGGGATGCAAGTTTTATTGTAAAAAATGGACAAGTGGTAAATACGGCTAAATTTAAAGGCGGTTACTTAGAGCAATCCAATGTTGATTTAAGTGTAGAATTATCTAATCTCATAGTAACTCAAAAAGCTTTTGATGCAAGTTCTAAAAGTATTACAACTAGTGATCAAATGATACAAAAAGCTATTAGTATGAAAAGGTAA
- a CDS encoding flagellar basal body rod modification protein: MATTNWNSNLNWTPVTSNSSSTSGSAKTDSSNSSSNSSGIVSNPNATLDKDAFLKLLLIELQHQDPTDPMDSDKMLTQTSQLSALEMQQNTNTTMQKMVETMQKLSASFSTSMSTSAIGAIGKMATVHNNTIKLTGSDEVIALKMYLPEDSDNKGLTLEIYDKNNKLVYSEKSSEGQEVSKGLFTLEWPGRNNDGVYAGDGEYTVKVVYNNKNGDKITANYGSYPIESIKFVDGVAYAKMGGQYVSFDDIAEISDYKISSDSTVQKPSDTEKPSEDEKPSEDEKPSDTEKPSEDVDSDFTKPDDDSSSSTKKYFS, encoded by the coding sequence ATGGCAACAACAAATTGGAATAGCAATCTTAACTGGACTCCAGTCACTAGCAATTCAAGCTCTACAAGTGGTTCAGCAAAGACTGATAGTTCAAATTCTAGCAGTAATAGTTCCGGTATAGTTAGCAATCCTAATGCAACACTTGATAAAGACGCATTTTTAAAACTACTTTTGATCGAGTTGCAACATCAAGATCCAACAGATCCTATGGATAGTGATAAAATGCTTACTCAAACTTCACAGCTTAGCGCTCTTGAAATGCAACAAAATACAAATACAACTATGCAAAAAATGGTTGAAACTATGCAAAAACTTTCAGCTTCTTTTTCAACCAGTATGAGTACTTCGGCTATAGGGGCTATTGGTAAAATGGCAACTGTTCATAACAATACTATCAAGCTTACGGGTTCTGATGAGGTTATTGCTTTAAAGATGTATTTACCTGAAGATTCTGATAATAAAGGCTTAACGCTTGAAATTTATGATAAAAATAATAAATTAGTTTATTCTGAAAAAAGTAGCGAAGGGCAAGAAGTTTCTAAAGGATTATTTACCCTAGAATGGCCAGGTAGAAATAATGATGGTGTTTATGCTGGGGATGGTGAATATACCGTTAAAGTGGTATATAATAATAAAAATGGAGATAAAATTACCGCTAATTATGGATCATATCCTATAGAATCTATTAAATTTGTTGATGGGGTTGCTTATGCTAAAATGGGTGGTCAGTATGTAAGTTTTGATGATATTGCTGAAATTTCAGATTATAAAATTTCAAGTGATTCTACTGTGCAAAAACCTTCGGATACTGAAAAACCTTCTGAGGATGAAAAACCTTCAGAAGATGAAAAACCTTCGGATACTGAGAAACCTTCAGAAGATGTAGATTCTGATTTTACAAAACCAGACGATGATTCATCATCTAGCACTAAAAAATATTTTAGCTAA
- a CDS encoding flagellar hook-length control protein FliK, whose amino-acid sequence MSNVAPQNDVLSLAPSKTSSSDSFSKTKKTNQNTNTNKEENVAQNTEDERENFLNSLLNSIDETNEFLPDHMKISEKEVVNEAINKLQKGTFDDSDKISIFESASFMQILSLLDKLKTDTADIKLANLSSQLSQLVKTEANFNALKGANNLNELLDIAKDLGLNVKNIKVDRLLDLKATFPNLDKADFFKGVVDNVFKEIINNKIAHVSKNLNQNLQKNNTHKKDDNSLLSQTLKNLDSIIKGQENQKSKIKNEKLDTLNTKKEQIQIDELLKDVKNNNKNNELNVDQENIKDILKNLNNQDKKQNISKDQMQNLEESNLSKNLKEQSKKSEIQNINSDKNSNKEMLKDSQNLSSNLTPKDLTLKDNKTNNQELKLNLNDQKTNFENLNKTQVVQNKDNTHLGTNKEETKNNFNLDQNKNHHDEAVNKTGLEDLNSLVKDLSKVNQNNARNITPKETLQYFSADLKEAMEHYKAPITKLSITLNPNNLGEVEVTLVQRGSNLHINFNSNTNAMNLFMQHQSEFKNSLVNMGFTGLEMNFSDQGKKEQNQNKGKNRSGYGFKDAIENNNEKSNINLELVLAKYF is encoded by the coding sequence ATGTCAAATGTAGCCCCACAAAATGATGTTTTAAGTCTTGCTCCTAGTAAGACTTCATCGAGTGATTCTTTTAGTAAAACAAAAAAAACAAATCAAAATACTAATACAAATAAAGAAGAAAATGTTGCTCAAAATACAGAAGATGAAAGGGAGAATTTTTTAAATTCTTTACTTAATTCTATTGATGAGACAAATGAATTTTTACCTGATCACATGAAAATTAGTGAAAAAGAAGTGGTAAATGAAGCGATTAATAAACTTCAAAAGGGAACATTTGACGATAGTGATAAAATCAGCATTTTTGAATCAGCATCTTTTATGCAAATACTTTCATTGCTTGATAAATTAAAAACAGATACAGCAGATATTAAACTTGCAAATCTTTCAAGTCAATTAAGTCAGCTTGTAAAAACTGAGGCTAATTTTAATGCTTTAAAAGGTGCAAATAATCTCAATGAACTTTTAGATATTGCTAAAGATTTAGGTTTAAATGTAAAAAATATCAAAGTAGATCGTTTGCTTGATTTAAAAGCTACTTTTCCAAATCTTGATAAAGCAGATTTTTTTAAAGGTGTTGTAGATAATGTTTTTAAAGAAATTATCAACAATAAAATAGCCCATGTAAGTAAAAATTTAAATCAAAATTTACAAAAAAACAATACTCATAAAAAAGATGATAATTCTTTGCTTTCTCAGACTTTAAAAAACTTAGATTCTATTATAAAAGGTCAAGAAAATCAAAAATCAAAAATCAAAAATGAAAAGCTTGATACCTTAAATACCAAAAAAGAACAAATTCAAATAGATGAACTTTTAAAAGATGTTAAAAATAATAATAAAAATAATGAGCTTAATGTAGATCAAGAAAATATTAAAGATATTTTAAAAAATTTAAACAATCAAGACAAAAAACAAAATATTTCAAAAGATCAAATGCAAAATTTAGAGGAATCAAATCTTTCAAAAAATTTAAAAGAGCAAAGTAAAAAAAGTGAAATTCAAAATATAAATTCAGATAAAAATTCCAATAAAGAAATGCTTAAAGATTCTCAAAATTTAAGCTCTAATTTAACTCCTAAAGATTTGACTTTAAAAGATAATAAAACAAATAATCAAGAATTAAAATTAAATTTAAATGATCAAAAAACTAATTTTGAAAATTTAAATAAAACTCAAGTAGTGCAAAATAAAGATAACACGCATCTTGGCACTAATAAAGAAGAAACAAAAAATAATTTTAATCTTGATCAAAATAAAAATCATCATGATGAAGCAGTTAATAAAACTGGTTTAGAGGATTTAAATTCTTTAGTAAAAGATCTTAGTAAAGTTAATCAAAATAATGCAAGAAATATTACTCCAAAAGAGACTTTGCAGTATTTTTCAGCAGATCTTAAAGAAGCGATGGAGCATTATAAGGCACCGATTACGAAATTAAGCATCACGCTTAATCCAAATAATTTAGGCGAAGTTGAAGTCACTTTAGTTCAAAGAGGAAGTAATCTTCATATAAATTTTAATTCTAATACTAACGCTATGAATTTATTTATGCAACATCAGTCTGAATTTAAAAATTCTCTTGTTAATATGGGATTTACCGGACTTGAAATGAATTTTAGCGATCAAGGGAAAAAAGAGCAAAACCAAAATAAAGGTAAAAATCGTAGTGGATATGGCTTTAAAGATGCCATAGAAAACAATAATGAAAAATCAAATATTAATTTAGAACTTGTTTTAGCAAAATATTTCTAA
- the typA gene encoding translational GTPase TypA → MENIRNIAVIAHVDHGKTTMVDELLKQSGTFSEREQISERVMDSNDIEKERGITILSKNTAINYKGTKINIIDTPGHADFGGEVERVLKMIDGVLLLVDAQEGVMPQTKFVVKKALSLGLKPIVVINKIDKPAADPERVINEIFDLFVALDANDEQLDFPIVYAAAKNGYAKLDLNDESDNMEPLFQTILEKVPAPSGTNDNPLQLQVFTLGYDNFVGKIGIARIFNGVVKKNQNVMLAKADGTKVNGRISKLIGFMGLEKMDIEEAKSGDIVAIAGFEALDVGDSIVDPNNPMPLDPLHIEEPTLSIVFSVNDGPLAGTEGKHVTSNKIAERLEAEMKTNIAMKYESTGEGKFKVSGRGELQITILAENMRREGFEFCMGRPEVIVKMEDGVKTEPFEHLVIDVPEEFSGAVIEKLGKRKAEMKTMAPTGDGQTRLEFEIPARGLIGFRSQFLTDTKGEGVMNHSFLEFRPFSGAVEKRNNGALISMENGVALGYSLFNLQDRGVLFIDPQTKVYTGMIIGEHSRPNDLDVNPIKGKNLTNVRASGSDDAIKLVPPRKLSLERALEWIEEDELVEVTPQNVRVRKRYLDPTQRKRMEKAKS, encoded by the coding sequence TTGGAAAATATCAGAAATATAGCTGTTATTGCACACGTTGATCATGGTAAAACAACAATGGTAGATGAATTACTTAAGCAATCTGGGACTTTTAGCGAAAGGGAGCAAATTTCAGAACGCGTAATGGATAGTAACGATATAGAAAAAGAAAGAGGTATTACCATACTTTCAAAAAATACTGCTATAAATTACAAAGGAACTAAAATAAACATTATAGACACTCCAGGCCATGCTGATTTTGGTGGAGAGGTAGAACGCGTTTTAAAAATGATCGATGGTGTTTTACTTTTAGTTGATGCCCAAGAAGGTGTTATGCCTCAAACTAAATTTGTAGTTAAAAAAGCCTTATCTTTAGGACTTAAGCCTATAGTCGTGATCAATAAAATCGACAAACCAGCGGCCGATCCTGAAAGAGTAATCAACGAAATTTTTGATCTTTTTGTAGCTCTTGATGCAAATGATGAACAACTTGATTTTCCTATCGTTTATGCAGCTGCAAAAAATGGTTATGCCAAATTAGATCTTAATGACGAAAGTGACAATATGGAACCACTTTTCCAAACTATTCTTGAAAAAGTTCCTGCGCCAAGTGGTACAAATGATAATCCTTTGCAACTTCAAGTTTTCACCCTTGGCTATGATAATTTCGTAGGTAAAATAGGCATTGCAAGAATTTTTAATGGTGTTGTCAAAAAAAATCAAAATGTAATGCTCGCAAAAGCTGATGGCACTAAAGTCAATGGCAGAATTTCTAAACTTATAGGTTTTATGGGCTTAGAAAAAATGGATATTGAGGAAGCAAAAAGTGGTGATATAGTTGCAATAGCTGGTTTTGAAGCTTTAGATGTTGGCGATAGTATTGTAGATCCTAACAATCCTATGCCACTTGATCCACTCCATATAGAAGAACCAACACTTAGCATTGTTTTTTCAGTTAATGATGGCCCATTAGCAGGAACTGAGGGCAAACATGTGACCTCAAATAAAATTGCAGAACGCTTAGAAGCAGAAATGAAAACTAATATCGCGATGAAATATGAAAGCACAGGTGAAGGTAAATTTAAAGTCAGCGGTAGAGGCGAACTTCAAATCACTATTTTGGCTGAAAATATGCGTAGAGAAGGTTTTGAATTTTGCATGGGAAGACCTGAAGTTATTGTAAAAATGGAAGATGGTGTTAAAACTGAACCTTTTGAACATTTGGTTATCGATGTACCTGAAGAATTTAGCGGTGCAGTTATAGAAAAATTAGGTAAAAGAAAAGCTGAAATGAAAACAATGGCTCCAACAGGAGATGGACAAACAAGACTTGAATTTGAAATCCCAGCTCGAGGGCTTATAGGTTTTAGATCTCAATTTTTAACCGATACTAAAGGTGAAGGAGTTATGAATCATAGCTTTTTAGAATTCCGTCCTTTTAGTGGTGCTGTAGAAAAGCGTAACAATGGAGCTTTAATTTCTATGGAAAATGGTGTAGCTTTGGGATATTCTTTATTTAATCTCCAAGATAGAGGCGTTCTTTTTATCGATCCTCAAACTAAAGTTTATACCGGTATGATTATAGGAGAACATTCTCGTCCAAATGATTTAGACGTAAATCCAATTAAAGGAAAAAATCTGACCAATGTTAGAGCTAGTGGAAGCGATGATGCTATAAAACTTGTTCCACCTAGAAAATTAAGCCTTGAAAGAGCTTTAGAATGGATAGAAGAAGATGAACTCGTAGAAGTTACTCCACAAAATGTTCGCGTAAGAAAACGCTATCTTGATCCAACTCAAAGAAAAAGAATGGAAAAAGCAAAGTCTTAA
- a CDS encoding poly(A) polymerase, which yields MDALENQRILISKRLKILKFLSTLEAIIVLFLAFVFTKDSIISLILALLVGIFFFRFTSKKLILAKKELQINALNFFLKRFGAKFKKEGLSQKDFLKLEIVSDLKEFKSQNCFDFKEFKIYDVQFINTNKEFFCGILLQSLNSNKKHDFSDEKNIYTKLKNKNFTLDYILNKNNYFLIATLKNPFFIDLNQNLKDNFEILEKNLNSIKNKFL from the coding sequence ATGGACGCTTTAGAAAATCAAAGAATTCTCATATCCAAACGCTTAAAAATTTTAAAATTTTTAAGCACTCTTGAAGCTATAATAGTATTATTTTTAGCTTTTGTTTTCACAAAAGATTCGATTATATCGCTTATTTTAGCTTTACTTGTAGGTATTTTTTTCTTTCGTTTTACCTCCAAAAAACTTATTCTTGCAAAAAAAGAATTGCAAATTAATGCTCTTAATTTTTTCCTTAAGCGATTTGGAGCTAAATTTAAAAAAGAAGGTTTAAGTCAAAAAGATTTTTTAAAATTAGAAATTGTATCTGATTTAAAAGAATTTAAAAGCCAAAATTGTTTTGATTTTAAAGAATTTAAAATTTATGATGTGCAATTTATCAATACTAACAAAGAATTTTTTTGCGGAATTTTACTTCAGAGTTTAAATTCAAATAAAAAGCATGATTTTAGCGATGAAAAAAATATCTATACTAAACTTAAAAATAAAAATTTCACTCTAGATTATATCTTAAATAAAAATAATTATTTTCTTATTGCAACCCTGAAAAATCCTTTCTTTATTGATCTTAATCAAAATTTAAAAGATAATTTTGAAATTTTAGAAAAAAATTTAAATTCCATTAAAAATAAATTTCTTTAG
- a CDS encoding c-type cytochrome: MKKHVLFLSFCLGLSLNAKNISDYKVGEELNDKEGVAYFKEFSNRPEQEWPNKNLSINDVPKGKEGDLIRYGIKLLSKTESTLGPYSKLKKTSNEVNCISCHIDNDGNGLPGTKKYVIPFLNVMNDYPRLDIETMKIISLEDRIRGMGGTDSHRFPDNSKEMKAILAYFKWLKSAYSIKDGVKLQGEFFAKMNFPNRPADPVRGKKLFEKNCVACHGEKGLGVKNANYEKGTGHLYPSLLIYPDGGHMAMIPFLARFLKSAMHFDASADNPILSDGDALDIAAYVNTGFLRMPMITTENRAGLDIAYSKSPSLKPEYFASPQQNLDPQEYIKAKYGPWKNPNYFPENN, from the coding sequence ATGAAAAAACATGTTTTATTTTTAAGCTTTTGTTTAGGTTTAAGCCTAAATGCAAAAAATATAAGTGATTACAAAGTAGGCGAAGAACTAAACGACAAAGAAGGAGTTGCTTATTTTAAAGAATTCTCAAATAGACCTGAACAAGAATGGCCAAACAAAAATTTAAGCATCAATGACGTACCAAAAGGCAAAGAAGGGGATTTAATACGCTATGGCATTAAACTTTTAAGCAAGACAGAAAGCACCTTAGGGCCATATAGCAAACTCAAAAAAACTAGCAATGAGGTTAATTGTATCTCTTGTCATATAGATAATGATGGCAATGGCTTACCAGGCACAAAAAAATACGTAATTCCGTTTTTAAATGTTATGAATGATTATCCAAGATTAGACATAGAAACTATGAAAATCATTTCTTTAGAAGATAGAATTCGTGGTATGGGCGGAACTGATTCTCATCGCTTCCCTGATAACTCTAAAGAAATGAAAGCAATTTTAGCGTATTTTAAATGGCTAAAAAGTGCCTATAGTATCAAAGATGGAGTAAAATTGCAAGGTGAATTTTTTGCTAAAATGAATTTCCCAAATCGCCCAGCTGATCCAGTTCGTGGTAAAAAACTTTTTGAAAAAAATTGTGTTGCTTGTCATGGAGAAAAAGGACTCGGGGTAAAAAATGCAAACTATGAAAAAGGTACAGGACATTTATACCCATCATTGCTTATCTATCCTGATGGCGGACATATGGCTATGATTCCATTTTTAGCAAGATTTTTAAAATCAGCTATGCATTTTGACGCAAGTGCTGATAATCCAATCTTAAGTGATGGTGATGCTTTAGATATCGCAGCTTATGTAAATACAGGCTTTTTAAGAATGCCTATGATTACAACAGAAAACCGCGCAGGGCTTGATATTGCTTATAGCAAATCTCCATCTTTAAAACCTGAGTATTTTGCTTCACCGCAACAAAATTTAGACCCTCAAGAATACATCAAAGCAAAATACGGACCTTGGAAAAATCCAAACTATTTCCCAGAGAATAATTGA
- a CDS encoding DUF2130 domain-containing protein: protein MQNFQNEKIKCPNCGNFIDISLALYTQILDKAKLDMQKQKQEFEKEVNEKRAEYSKILSELKAQKAEQEKLISEQVSQKLDIEKQKIEQEALLQKQIFQKDFMEKFAKEHENEKKIMQEELDKKSKELSELLTLKAENERLKREQKENEERLKLQIKEEAFKEFKEQEKKNLELEKEKIRLEFQSKNEEQDIKFKELEIKFKSVTQELDAAKRKVEQGSQQLQGEAAELLIEEYIQNEYFSDEVKEVPKGVNGADCLHIVKDAFGNICGKILYESKRTKEFNKEWLDKLKLDSIAAKSDIAVLITKTMPKDKEKTHFKEGILICTFAEFKGVLAVLRESIINAYKLKNALQNKDEKNHILYEYLNSKEFNTQITFILKTYQTMREELEAEKRALQNIWKKRERAIENLSFNSTAIVSSLNAIFSDLKGENLIGEEGIKSLENLAKED from the coding sequence TTGCAAAATTTTCAAAATGAAAAAATAAAATGTCCAAATTGCGGAAATTTTATCGATATCAGTTTAGCTTTATACACTCAAATTTTAGACAAAGCTAAACTAGATATGCAAAAACAAAAGCAAGAATTTGAAAAAGAAGTCAATGAAAAAAGGGCGGAGTATTCTAAAATTTTATCCGAGCTAAAAGCACAAAAGGCCGAACAAGAAAAACTCATCAGCGAACAAGTTAGCCAAAAACTTGACATCGAAAAACAAAAAATCGAACAAGAAGCACTTTTGCAAAAACAAATTTTTCAAAAAGATTTTATGGAAAAATTTGCTAAAGAACATGAAAATGAAAAGAAAATCATGCAAGAAGAGCTCGATAAAAAAAGCAAAGAACTAAGCGAACTTCTGACTTTAAAGGCTGAAAATGAAAGGCTAAAAAGAGAACAAAAAGAAAATGAAGAAAGATTAAAATTGCAAATCAAAGAAGAGGCTTTTAAAGAATTTAAAGAGCAAGAAAAAAAGAATTTAGAGCTAGAAAAGGAAAAAATTCGTCTTGAATTTCAAAGCAAAAATGAAGAGCAAGATATAAAATTTAAAGAACTTGAGATCAAATTTAAAAGTGTCACTCAAGAACTTGATGCGGCAAAACGTAAAGTCGAGCAAGGCTCACAGCAACTTCAAGGCGAAGCGGCGGAACTGCTTATCGAAGAATATATCCAAAATGAATATTTTAGCGATGAGGTTAAAGAAGTGCCAAAGGGTGTTAATGGGGCTGATTGTTTGCACATCGTTAAAGATGCTTTTGGCAATATTTGCGGCAAGATTTTATACGAGAGCAAACGCACTAAAGAATTTAATAAAGAATGGCTAGATAAATTAAAACTAGACAGCATAGCTGCAAAAAGCGATATCGCAGTTTTGATCACAAAAACTATGCCTAAAGATAAAGAAAAAACGCATTTTAAAGAAGGAATTTTAATCTGCACTTTTGCTGAATTTAAAGGCGTCTTAGCTGTTCTTAGAGAAAGCATAATCAATGCTTACAAATTAAAAAATGCCTTGCAAAATAAAGATGAAAAAAATCATATTTTATATGAATATCTAAATTCTAAAGAATTTAATACTCAAATCACTTTCATACTTAAAACTTATCAAACCATGAGAGAAGAGCTTGAGGCTGAAAAAAGAGCCTTGCAAAATATATGGAAAAAAAGAGAAAGAGCTATAGAAAATCTAAGTTTTAATTCTACTGCTATTGTAAGTTCATTAAATGCGATATTTAGCGATTTAAAAGGCGAAAATTTAATCGGCGAAGAGGGGATTAAAAGTCTTGAAAATTTAGCGAAAGAAGATTGA
- a CDS encoding multidrug effflux MFS transporter, producing MQKQTQIHGFKKLKLIIILALMSSIAPLSTDMYLPALSHVQQSFQTSSFLTQLSLASFFIAFALGQLIYGPLSDVFGRKIPALIGILFFILSSFFCVVIDNIYAFIALRFFEALGGCAGVVIARAIINDLFEIKEATGIFALMMVFSSLAPMLSPTFGGFLLEYFSWHSIFATLFALGITLFLMILFGLKESAPKVTDKKQLCPYEAFKKYKIVLSDKAFFICVLCVSFALAAMFAYIAGSSFVFTQFFGISEQKFALIFGANAFGFVICANINARLVLKFESKKILSKALVVMLLSTIVLLVNACFFPNLFLFEFSLFTSIAMLGFIAPNTVTLAMARFKENSGTASAILGAMQFGFAGAISYIVGAINANTPIILALVMFLCVLIANGVYFLAKPKI from the coding sequence ATGCAAAAACAAACACAAATTCACGGCTTTAAAAAATTAAAACTTATTATCATCCTTGCTTTGATGTCAAGCATAGCGCCACTTTCTACGGATATGTATTTGCCTGCGCTTTCTCACGTGCAACAAAGCTTTCAAACAAGTTCTTTTTTAACCCAATTAAGCCTTGCGAGTTTTTTCATCGCTTTTGCCTTAGGGCAGCTTATATATGGGCCTTTAAGCGATGTTTTTGGACGAAAAATTCCTGCTTTAATAGGAATTTTGTTTTTCATACTCTCTAGCTTTTTTTGTGTGGTCATTGACAATATTTATGCTTTTATCGCTTTAAGATTTTTTGAGGCTCTTGGGGGATGTGCTGGAGTTGTGATCGCAAGAGCGATCATCAATGACTTATTTGAGATCAAAGAAGCGACAGGAATTTTTGCTTTGATGATGGTTTTTAGCTCTCTTGCACCTATGCTTTCTCCTACTTTTGGTGGATTTTTGCTCGAGTATTTTTCTTGGCATAGTATTTTTGCTACGCTGTTTGCCCTTGGGATCACGCTTTTTTTAATGATACTTTTTGGGCTTAAAGAGTCAGCGCCCAAAGTTACTGATAAAAAACAATTATGCCCTTATGAGGCTTTTAAAAAATACAAAATCGTTCTTAGCGATAAAGCCTTTTTTATCTGCGTTCTTTGCGTATCTTTCGCACTGGCTGCGATGTTTGCTTATATCGCTGGATCGAGTTTTGTTTTTACGCAATTTTTTGGCATCAGTGAGCAAAAATTTGCACTGATTTTTGGAGCTAATGCCTTTGGATTTGTCATCTGTGCTAATATCAATGCGAGATTGGTTTTAAAATTTGAAAGCAAAAAAATTCTCTCTAAAGCTTTGGTGGTTATGCTTTTATCGACGATTGTTTTACTTGTAAATGCTTGTTTTTTCCCGAATTTATTTCTTTTTGAATTTAGCCTTTTTACAAGTATAGCTATGCTTGGCTTTATCGCGCCAAATACTGTAACTTTGGCCATGGCAAGATTTAAAGAAAATAGCGGAACGGCTTCTGCTATACTTGGGGCTATGCAATTTGGCTTTGCTGGGGCGATTTCTTACATCGTCGGTGCCATAAATGCAAATACACCGATAATCCTTGCTTTGGTAATGTTTCTTTGCGTTTTGATCGCTAATGGAGTGTATTTCCTAGCTAAACCTAAAATTTAG